The genomic stretch GGTCGGCTTCAAAGACTTCTTCTGTGAGGGACGAGTAGTCGGTCTCTATGTATGCCTCAGCACACCATTCGTCATCGGCGGTCACCATGTGTGTGGTGCTTTCCCCGAGATGGACCTCTCTGTTTCTGTACGTTTCCACCCAACGATCCCTTATTGTCGGCCAACTATCGTTTTGGTCAATCCGTCCCCTGTGCTTGGTTTTCACGAAACCGTCGTCGCGCCAGTACCCGAACCACGTCTTGAGGTTTGAGTCTGCATGAGGTACGCCAGCAGTCCATACCATGATACATGTCACTACTCCGACAGGATAGAATAGTTCTTGAGGCATCGACATAACAGCGTCCAGCGTGTGGTGTTTCATTAGCTCTTCCCGCACTGGGTTTGGAACGATTGCACAGGACATCGGTACGATAGCAATGCCTACCCCACCTGGTTTGAGACAATCGAGCATTTGCTTCACGAAATAAAGTTCATGGAGTTCTGCATCGCTTTTCGACTGTGAATAAGGCGGGTTGAGCATGCCGATACTTGGTTTTTTGCCTTTTATGAATTTAACGACTGATTCGTCAAAACAGCTTGCTTGGTGAAGATTCGCCTTGCCGTCACCACGAAGAAGCATGTTGCTGGCCGCAAGGGCGAACATTTTGGGGTTATTTTCAATGCCTATCAGACAATTTCTTTTAATTTCGACACGTTCTTCGTCGGTGACTGCCTTTTTGAGCATGTGCTGCATGGCCGAGATGAGAAACCCACCGGTTCCAGCACAGATATCTAAGACCTTAGATTCTGGGGTAACGTTCGCTAGCATTGAGAAAAGTTCGGTAATATGTCGCGGGGTAAGGACAATTCCGAGAGATTTCTTATCCCCAGCCGTATATTTCAAAAACTCCCCATAGAACTGTCCGACTACATCAAAATCATGATATACACTAATATACGGCCACACATTGTTGCAAATGCGTGAAATAATTTCCTTAAAAACTCCACCAGGATATTCCTTTGCGGTCTTACTATCCGGTCGCCCTAAATTTGGATGTACCGCAATAGTGGAATACGGTTGCAGCATCGTGTCTATTTTAGCTTTGGGGATGTCTGCCTTGTTGAGCTGTCTTTTGATAGCATCCAACCAGGCTTGCTGAAGATCTTCAGCAGGCAATGATTCAAATGTCTTAATGAAAGATTGATCCATAAATGCAATTAATGTCCCGCTTACAAGTAGGGGTTTGTCTTCCTCGGAAATTTTTGCCTTCGCCCAAATCAACTCATGAAGTTCCCTGGAAAAATCAAGAAGGTCGGAATGACGTTTTTTTGCCACCTCTGGATCAAAAGATGCGAGTCTATAGTAATCGTCGTAAGGAAGGATATCCGACACGACCACTTCGCTCTCATTTACTAACAATTTGACATCACTACTTTCCGCCGGGACTAGAAAGTTAGATATTTTCATGTTGCTCAACGTAGAACCACTTACAGCGACGGCCAAAACGGTGTAATGTTTAGACAGAAAACGGGCATAATGCAAAACCCCGTCCACAGCATATTCAATAGGCCTGTCACGGTTAGAGCTTTCGTGTTTTTTGACATCCGATTTACACTCAATGACGATCAGAAAAGCCGTATCTTTCAGGTTTGACACTATAAATTCAGGATAACCCGCGTTCCCTTTGGAGTTCTTGCTTGCCTTCGACAGCAAAGACTTAACTTTGGCTATTTCCGATTTTTGTTCCTCAATAGTGATTCCGTTGTCAGGTTTTGTGTATCCCAATGAGCGTAATTTATCTCTCACTAGATTTTCGGTTATACGTTCGTTCACTATTAACACCTCACCTCTACCTTAAAGCCTGATAGCATATGTATTTATATTTGTCCTGCTATGACTAACAAGACTATATATCGTGAAATAATATCAGTAATATAAAATCTCATCCAACCCGATAACGCTTTTAGCCATTCCTATCCTCATAGCAGGGGTCATTTTATCCTTCCCTGGACGAGTATAGTTGTAAAAGACTCTAAATATATCCAGTAACTTAACCACAACGGCAGGATTATAAGCACTATAGCCATACCACATCCTACCTGCATTGCTCGATGTTCCTATAGGACGTTCCAACAGAGATATTCGTCTTCTCACCTGCATAAAAAATCGGTCTATACCTCTAAGGCTAGCTTTATTATACAGATTCGCTAAATGATCTTCATCGTAGTCCCCATAATCTGTAAGGTAACATATAGCCTTCTCCGGCTCGTCCATGCTAGGTGACGGTGATAATACCCACTTGCCCTCTGTATGAGCCGACCCTTGTATAGCCTCTTTCATTAGCCCTTTTCGAAGGTTAGATTCGCTTTGGTTGGGGTATCTAGATTGCTTTACCTTTAAAACTGTTTTAGCCATGGTAAACCAATGTTTTCGCTCATCTATAGTCATGTCTTTATTGATGCGAACGTAAAACACGTCGCAAGTCCTTGCTTTAACACTGTCACAGAACGCGCCTAATGCACCGGCTTTCATACCGGAGTCTTGATCAAGAAAAAGACGCACCTTGTCCACATTTTGAAAAAAATGCCGGAGCAAAAAGAAATGGGCATATAACGTATACTCTGAGTGTACTTGCATTCCTTTGCTAGGGCATTTTTTGTTGGGGTCTTGTAACGCAGCGTCTATAGATCCATTATACCTATCGTTTTCTGCATTTAACAGGTCTTTTTCACTATTCGATTTAGGAATACTGTCCTCGTAGTCACAATCAAGCCACAGGTGAGCATACTTTCTAAAAGGAAGGGGGACCATCGCCTCTCCGCAATGAAGAGCGTCTTCATTTACCTGCGTCCTATCAAGGCTAGGATTATAGTTTAAGTGCATTCCAAAAACATAACCAGTCTCATTGTCAGCACTTCCGATAGCACTTAGGACCACATTTCGCCTGTCAGTTTTTTTCTTCCAATTTATCGTATAATCTTGCCTATCAAGAGAGACATAGACCCTTTGGCAACCTTTTTTTGCCCACTCGTTTTCTCTCTTTGCGACAAACCCCAGGCATTGTCTATGTATGAAGTCTATTTTTCTGTAAACTGTAGAAGGGGACAGAGAGAGAATTTCACAAATTCGTCGTATAGGTGATTTATTCATTAAGAGGGAAAATAATGTCTTGTTTATGTGGGATTTTCTTTGTCTAGAGATAGATGTTTTGGGGAACGGAGAAAAAACCTTGCCACACTTTTGACACTTGACTCGTGTCGTTCCTTGTGGGGTTTTTCCATATAAGACATAATCAAAGGTATCTCTTCTCTTGCTTTTCCATTTTACCAAGTCTATGAACATCTTATTGTTTGGACAACATATTTCAGGGCAGGAAAAAAGCTTTTTAGGAAGAGTTAAGTTAAGATAGGCGGATATTCTCTCAAACTCTTCAACTATACAAAAATTACTTTTGAGTGTCAGATATTCATTACACTTTTTGCATCGCAACATAGGGACGCGAATATTACGCCTTCTGTCCGGGCTTCCTGTTAAAATATACCCATCAGGAGCGGTGTTACCTCTTCCACGTTTTACAGTCTCTATCTGTGCTGGAACACCAAAGTTAGAACATGCTGGGTTTTTACAAAAATTAACGTTTATACCCTTGCAAGGAAATGGGACCCGAGGTAATTTTGTCATCTGCAGAAGATTTTTCCTTTGCACAACAATCCCCCCTAAGGTAGTCCTTAGAGGGGATTGTATCATTTTGATGCGTTAATATCAACACGTTAAACGAACGCTTTGGACCTAGGTCGTCCCTCCCTTTATTTCATTCCAATTTTTCGTTTGAATCCTCCAGTTTATCGGAGGGAGTCTCCAGTTTCAGTGGCTCAGACTGCTGATCGGCCGTCGAAACTTGTCTCTTGGCCGCCTTGAACTCCTCTCTCTGGGCTCTGTCCTTGACCTTCGACAGCAGGACCATCCAGAGCTGAAGAATCGACCGTTTCAGAGGGGTCATGGTCCTTCCGCGCCAGATATCGGCGGCCCTTCGAAAAACGGCCGCCTCGGTGGGATAGGGATGGGGAATCCAGGAAAGGTTACCTAATTTGATCCCTTCGTGCATCGCCAAGGCCAGCTCCGATATCATGTCGCCCGCTCTGGGGGCTACGAGAGTTGCCCCCAGCACGCGGCCCCTTCGGTTTACCACTATCTTGAGGAATCCCTCGGTAGCGCCGTCGATCCTGGAGCGATCCATGTCCTCCAGATTCACCTTTATCTCGCTGACCTTTTTACCCTCCGCCAGAGCCTGATCGAGGGTTACCCCGACATAGGCGACCTCAGGGGTGGTGTAGACGCAATGGGTCATACCCAACGGATCGTAGGTCCTCTTCACCGGAAGGAAGGCGTTTCTCAGGGAGATCTTGGCCGACAGTATCGCCCCGTGGGTGGAACAGGGAGTCAGACAGACGTCTCCGGCGCAGAAAACCCTTTGATTCTCGGTCCGGAGATGTTTATCGACCTTTATGCCGTCTCGCCACTCGATTCCGGCATTCTCAAGACCTAGTCCCTCAAGTCGAGGAACCCTTCCAGTCGCAAGGAGGAGCCGTTCTCCTCGAACCTGAAACTCACCGTCCCCGGAGGAGCATTTCAGTACCAGCTCTCCATCATCATCCTCGACCGACAGCACATCCACTCCCAGACGGAGGTCCACGCCGTCGGACTCCAGGGCACGACGGACCATCCCGGACGCCTCCGGCTCTCCATAGGGAAGCAGACAGCGACGATCCTGGATCAAGGTCACCGAGGATCCCAGACGTCGAAAGGCCTGGGCCAGCTCGCATCCCATGGCTCCGCCTCCCAGGACGACCATGGACCTCGGAAGCTCCTCGAGATCGAAGACGGTCTCGTCCGTGAGGTAGTCGACCTCATTCAGCCCCGGTATCGGGGGTATCATAGGAACGGATCCCGTAGCGATTATGGCCCTGGTGAACTCGAACACGCGCCCCTCCACCGTCACGGAACGGGGAGAATCGAAGACGGCCCTGCCGGGGAACACATCGACTCCCTCGCTCAACAGCCTCAGAGCCGAGTCCTCGCCGCCCAATAGGGCCCTCAGATCGGACATACGCTTCCTCACAGACTGAAAATCGACCGACACGTCTCCTACGGACACTCCCAGTGCGAAAGAGTCTTTAACGTCTTGGATCCTACGGCCCGACGCCACGAACGTCTTGGAGGGGACGCATCCAGAATGTAGTCTTTCCCCTCCCAGGAGGGAGCTCTCTATCAAAGCGACCCTGGCTCCCATCCGGGCCCCCTCGACGGCTGCGGTCAAACCGGCTGCTCCCGCTCCCACGACCAACAGATCGTACCTATCTATCCCGTCGGAACGGTTGCCCTCCTTGGGCCTCAACCCCTCGGGATAGACGATCCTTTCCCTCATGAAGACACCTCCAGTCATCTTACATAAATCCCGCTCCATCATAGCATCAGGAGGACGAAAGTGGAGGCTCGATAGCGCCTTCACTTGCGTCCTCCTGAAAAGCAAAGCTAAAACCTACGACCGAGAGCCTCTTCCTCCGTCGATCTTGCTCTCCGCCTCGTTCAACAGCAATCTAGGCGAAACTCCTCGGGTTATCCTGGCCGTTCCCATCGATACCGAGATAGGCCATCCGTATCTGTGGCCGAGGGCGACGAGCGATTTTCGAAGATCCTCCGCCCTGTCGGAGGCGTCGCTTTCGCTCATGGGAGGCACTAGGAAGAGAAATTCATCCCCTCCGCGGCGGGCGGCCAACTCCCCTTCCCTCAGAGTATCCCTGATGGTCTCCCCTATACGGGCAAGGACCTCGTCCCCTCCTCGGTAACCCAAGACATCGTTTATCCTGTTAAAATCGTCCAGGTCGAGCAGAAACAGCCATCCTCCGGAATCACACATTCTATCCAACACGGCCATACCGTGGGATCGATCGTAAAGGCCGGTCAGGGAGTCCGTGACCGAAAGATCGGCGATACGCTCCATGGCCTCGTCCAGCCTTTCGGACTTGTCGGCCAGACGGCCCTCCAGGTCGGAACCCTTTTCCTCGAGCTCTACAACCTTTTCGGCAAGTGCGTTGGAATACCGGCGATAGGCCAGAAGAAACGGCAGGGACATCAGAACGAAAAAGGCCGATACGGCGAGACTGGTGAGCCCTCTCCTGAAGATGGAATGCCACATGAACCCTATATCCATATCGGCACAGGCCAGATATTTCCTGCCCTCCTCGGACCTCATGGGATAGGCGATCGATCGATAGGTCCCCCATCTGTCGGTATAGGTAACCCAGACCGGCTTCTCCGATTCGTAAGCTTTTTGAAACTCCACAGGAGCCTCCGGATAGGGATAGTAATACCATCTGGCCCTCTCTGCCGCCTCCTCCTCCGTCACGGTGGGAGCGGAAAAGAAAAACCGTCCTCCATCCTCTATCAGGGTATAGACCCAGGCAAAACCGATCCTGGAGACGTAATCCCCGAAGACCCTGCGATTTCGCAGCTCCTCCTCCTTGGATATGGCATAGGCAGAGGTAGCCCTATCGTGAAAGTCGGGAGCCAGCATGGACGGAAGGGCCAGAGCGGCCAGCTCGAGCTGACGATCCACCTCTCTCACGACCTCCACCTTAGCATCATAAAGAGATACGGCCACGTAGGCCAGGACGATCAAGGCCAGGAAGACCAAACCCCTTTTCAAGGTGGTCCTTAAATTTAAGGTGTTATCTCGTTTCATCGGCGCCTCCTGTAAGACGATCGGCCGTCTTAAATATTTCCCCGAAGGGTTTTTACATAATAAGAGGAACCGTTTTAGAAGGCAAGAAAGAGATTACAGATAGACGATCCAGAGATAGAAAGAGCACACCACCATGGAGACCAACATAACCGGGAACCCCACCTTCAAAAAGCCTCCGAAAGTTATCGGATGTTCCGTCCTGGAGACCATTCCCGCCACTATGACGTTGGCGCTGGCTCCGACCAGGCTGCCGTTGCCTCCCAGACAGGCCCCTAGTGCCAGAGCCCACCAGAGAGGGGTCACGTTCATGGCGGTAAGGGTTCCGATACTCTTTATGAGAGGTATCATGGTCGCCACGAAGGGGATGTTGTCTATAAAAGCAGATGCGAAGGCCGACACCCATAGGACCGTAAAGGTTGTCAACATGAGATCTCCCGAGGTGAGCTTGACCACCTCTCCGGCCAGGAACTCTATAACACCCAGTCCCTCCAGCGTCCCCACCAGAATGAAGAGCCCCACGAAGAAAAAGATGGTCCCCCACTCGACCTCAAGAAGCAGGTCCTCCGGGTTGACGTCGGCTATAACCATCAGTATGGCCGCTCCCGCCATGGCCACCGTGGCGGACTCGTAACCCAGCATCTGATGGAATACGAACCCCGCCATGACCAGTCCCAGCACGGTCAGACATTTGACCAGCAGACGATGGTCCGATATCTCCAGGTCCGGATTCATCGACATTATCTCCGCCTTGGCCTCCTCCTTGACCGTCAGATGGCGACCGTAGACGAAACGGCAGAAAACCAGCACCACCGCCAGGATTATCAAAGCCGGAGGGGCCAGGTTCTCCATGAAATCCAGGAATCCCAGGTCGGTGGCTCCGCCTATCATTATGTTGGGCGGGTCTCCTATCAGGGTAGCGGTGCCTCCTACGTTAGAGGCCAGTATCTCCGGCATCAAGAAGTAGATCGGGTTCAAAGCCAGGACATCGCATATGACCATGGTCACCGGAGCCACAAGCAAAACGGTGGTCACGTTGTCCAGGAAAGCGGAGGAGACGGCGGTAAGCAGCACGAACAGCACCATTATCCTCCATGGGTCGCCCTTGGCTATCTGGGCCGCCTTTATGGCCACGTACTGAAAGACGCCGGTCCTCTTGGTAACTGTGACTATCAGCATCATTCCCACCAACAGGGTTATAGTGTTGAAATCCACCGAGGCTATAGCCTCCTCCTGAGAGATCGCTCTCATCAAGAGCATCGCCGAGGCACCGGCCAGGGCCACGGAGATGCGGTTCAACTTCTCCGCCACTATGAGACCATAGGCAACGAGGAAGACCGTCACGGCGGCGACGATATGGAGATCGAGTGTCATCTCAATCATCCTCGCGATCTAGAGGAGCTTCCCTCTCTCGATCCAGACAGAAGGGCTCGGTGTCGAAGTAGACCCTCTCACTGTGATCTCTTATGGCATCGAACACACCGTGAAGGTGCTCCAGAGAACCCTTTATGGTGGCGATATCCTCCGGCTTGACGTCGTAGTAGAGACAGATCGAGTCCAGACGCCGAGCGAGAAAACGGAGATCCGAGTTCATATCGATCAGCTCTTTGAAGTGGCTGGACCGTGCCAGCTGCTTTATCTGGGCTATATCGTTCCTTATCGACTCGACCACGCACTTCTCCGAATCGAAGGTCCCGGCTGGCTGAGGATAGGGAGTTACTCTCTCCAGGAAAAACTGTCCCTTCCTGTTCAAATTGTAGACGTACTTAACCTTGATCCCTTCGACCTCGAACCTTATGTAACACAGGAAGGAGTTTATAACCTCTATCTTTGCCCCCATCTGTTTGAGCCTCATCTCCTGGGTGCTTAGCTCGGCCTTGAGATAGGGCCTAGGCCCTCTTTCCACTCTTCTAGAATGTCTTTCCGGCATCTTTCTTACCTCCCGATAAATGTAATTTCTGCCGGAGGGCCTAAGAGGTCGCGGCATGGTAAAAATCGAAAATCTTGATCGTCGATTCGACTGACTTTAAACGAGATTTCCGAGAACGGCAGGCAAGATACCACTGTACGATGCAGATGTCAATATGGATCCGCTTTGAATCCGGGCCACCATGGCTTACAATTATCGGGAAGGAGGCGATCTGAGAGATGAGACGCTATATAGTCGCGGCAGCCCAGATGGACAGTGGACCGGAAAAAGAGATCAACTTGATTCATATGGAGGCAATGATCGAAGAGGCGGGGAAACTTGGCGCATCCCTCATCGTCTTCCCTGAGACGTCCACCTTGCTGCCATCGTCGGGCATCGAAAAGGAGGAGGGGGCCGAACCGGTCCCCGGTCCATCCACCGACAGGCTCTCCAAGGCGGCACGGGAAGCCGGAATATGGGTCCACAGCGGGAGCCTCCTGGAGAGGTTCGAGGGTAACGAAAAATGCTACAACACCTCGGTTCTCATCTCCCCGAAGGGAGAGGTCACGGCTAAGTATAGAAAGATACACCTCTTCGACGTAAACGTCCATGACGGCCCCTCCGTCAGGGAGTCGGCCAGCTACGCTTCGGGAAACGAGATAGTCATGGCCGAGACCCCCCTTGGCAATATCGGCATGTCCATATGCTACGACCTTAGATTCCCCGAGCTGTACAGAATACTGGCCTTGAGGGGCGCACAGTTGCTGGTCGTCCCGGCCTGTTTCACCTCCGACACCGGCAAAGAACACTGGGAACCTCTTCTTCGAGCCAGAGCCATAGAAAACCTGTGCTACGTAGTGGCCCCCGGACAGGTCGGTTCGAAGCCCCGATACAGGGCCCACGGCAAATCGATGGTGGTGGATCCCTGGGGAACCGTTACGGCATGCCGGGCCTCCGGAGAGGGATTGGTCCTGGCCGAGGTGGACCTGGACAGACTCGAATCGCTGAGACACTCGGTGCCATGCCTTCAGAACAGACGCCCCGACGCCTACGACTGGCGGTAAAGACGACGGAAGACATTTAAAAAGGTGGGACCCGTAGCTACGGGTCCCACCTTCTCTATCGACGGATTATGGATCGAGATATATTACTTGAGATCCGGAACGGAGATTCCCGCTTCCTTGTAGAACTTGGCTGCTCCGGGATGGACCGGAACGGAGGCGCCGGCGGTGGCGGTATCGAGGGTAAAGAGCTTGCACTTGGAGTGGACCTTATGCATCTCCTCGACGTTCTCCCAGAAGGTCTTGGTGATCCTGTAGATAAGATCCTCGGGAAGATCGGCATCGCAGACCCACATGGCCATGACGGCGGGGGTGGGGGTATCGTGGTCGACGCCGTTATAGGTGCCGGCGGGGATGGAGCTCTTGACGAAGTAACTGAAGGTTTCGGTCAGCTCGCCCATGAACTCGTCGCTGAAGGAGACGAGATCGATGTCGTGAAGAGTGGCCAGGTCCATGATGGACGAGGTGGGATAACCGGCGGTCACGAAACCGACGTCCAGCTGTCCGTCCTTGAAGCGCTGGGTGGTGTTGTTAAAATCGAGGAAATCGGTGTTCATGTCGGCATACTTGATACCGGCAACCTGAAGGATGGCGGAGACGTCGCCCTGGACTCCCGAACCGGGGGCTCCCACGGAGACCCTCTTGCCCTTGATATCCATTATGTCCTTGACACCGGAGCCCTTGAGGGTTATGCACTGGATGTGCTCGGGATAGAGGGAGGCCACGAGACGGATGTTCTTGTAAGGAGTCTTGAACATACGCTCTCCGTTATAGGCCCAATAGGCCACGTCATTCTGCACGAAGGCCATCTCTATCTCGTGGGTTCCGATGAGATTGAGGTTGGCCACAGACGCGTTGCCCGTCTCTCCCGTCATTTGCACGTCCGGAAGATGGCGAGAGATAAGGTCGGCCAGTCCACCCCCAACGGGATAATAGGTTCCACCGGTTCCACCGGTCGCCAGGGACACGAAGGTCTTGGCGGATGCGGCACCCGCCACGGACATTACCAAAACGCCCACGACCATTAACGCTGTTAAAAACTTGCGCATTACACAACCTCCTTTAGGATATTATTTCCCCTTGCCGATTTTCCATCGGCGCCTCACGAATAATGGTATTCAAACCGATCTTAGTATAGTAAGAATGTTCCATCGGGTCAAGAAACTCTCCCCTGTATACTTGAACGGATCCCTTAGAGACTACCTGGTATATAATCGAGGTAAAAAAATAGGAGGTTATGATATGGGAACCATATTTCAGTCATTGAGCCAGTTCACACCGCAACAGGCAATAATGATGACAGTAGGACTTATACTGATCTATCTCTCCGTGGTCAAAAAGTACGAGCCGAACCTGCTGCTTCCCATGGGGTTCGGCACCATATTGGTGAACATACCTCTTTCCTCCGCCATCACACACATGGCGGGAGGGCAGATACAGCACGGTGCCCTCAGCCTGCTCTTCGACATGGGCATAGCCACCGAGCTGTTCCCCCTGCTGATCTTCATAGCCGTAGGGGCCATGATCGACTTCACCCCGCTGTTTCAGAACCCCGTGACATTTCTCTTCGGACTGAGCGCCCAGGCGGGCATTTTTCTCACCATGGGACTGGCCCTTCTCATAGGCTTCGACCTCAAGGAGGCCGCTTCCATAGGGATAATCGGGGCCGCCGACGGCCCCACGTCCATATACGTATCCGCCCGGTTCGCGCCTCATCTGCTGGGGCCCATATCGGTGGCAGCCTATTCCTACATGGCTATGGTGCCGGTGATACAGCCTCCGGTTATAAAACTCCTCACCAGCGAGGAAGAGAGACAGCTTCCCATGACATACTCGGCAAAGAGGGTATCGAGAGCGAAGAAGATAATATTTCCCATAGCGGTAACCATCGTGGCGGGGATGATAGCCCCTCCCTCGGCGGCGCTGATCGGTTTTCTGATGTTCGGGAACCTGCTGAGAGAGAGCGGCGTGGTCGACCGCCTGGCCAAGGGAGCCCAGAACGAGCTGGCGAACATAGTCACTATCCTTCTGGGGCTTGGGATATCGGCATCCATGACGGGGGAGAGATTCATACAGCCTCAGACCCTGCTGATACTGGCCATGGGCTTCATGGCCTTCGTGCTGGACACGGCGGTGGGGGTGCTCTCCGCGAAGGGTCTGAACCTCTTCCTGAAAGAAAAGATCAATCCCATGATCGGTGCCGCCGGGATCTCGGCCTTTCCCATGTCGGCCAGGACGGTTCAACAGCTGGCGGCGGAATCTCAGAAAGGCAACTTCATACTGATGCAGGCGGTAGGAGCCAACGTGTCGGGTCAGATAGGATCGGTGCTGGCAGGAGGGCTGCTGCTTGCATTTCTGGGATAGAGTGGACAGAAAGGATCCAAAGGTATATCATTGCACCGGATTACATAGTTTGTAGAAAAAACGAATAAAAGAAAAAACCGTTTGGAAGCCGGTGAAAATCCGGCACAGCCCCGCTGCGGTGAGGATGACGAGACGAAAAAAACGCCACTGGGACCCCCTGGGAAGGCTTTCGTCGAGTATGAATCCAAGTCCGAATACTCTCGGTTTTTTCGTTGCTTTTGTGTCGTCCTCGAGGGCCAGGACGGCGCATTTTTCGTGGGGCGACGGCCTTGTGGTCGTCGCTCCACTGTGGAAAGGGGGAAAGCGTAAACCTTTGGAGAGGCCCTCATGAAAGCTAAAACGGCAAATACGAGGAGGTCTTTTCATTGCGTTTTAAGCGCGTCGCTCTGTTTTCAATGACCCTGGCAGCAGCTCTGTCGATCTATATAGCCGGATCGGCTTCGGCCTACTGCCCTTTCGCAACCGAGGTAACCTACAGCAACGGATACACCTCGATCAATCTCTACCAGGACCCATCCGCGGTGTTGGGGAAACCCCACGCTCTCAATCCTTCCTGGGGGCCCTGCCCGGCCGGACCGGTATCGATGGTAGAGCCCTCTTTCGGCACCGATCCCATCACCAAGGCGAACAAGATAACCACCATAAGAGACGGCCAGGAAATAGTCGTGACCTTCGACCATCCCGTGGTTGACGACCCGGCCAACCCCTACGGCATCGACTTCGTCGTCTTCGGTAATCCTATGTTCATCTACGGAGGATACGCCAACATACCCTACACCACTCCAATAAAGTATCCCACAAGCGTCTTCGCCGAACCGGTAACGGTCTCGGTGAGTCCTGACGGAGTCACTTGGTACACCTACGAGGGGGGTCCCTACGGCGACGACTTATTCCCGACCCAGGCCGTCAGGATGAGGGAGGATAATTCCTTCCGGGACGACGACGGAAGATTTTGGGAGAAGGACTTCACCAAACCGGTGGATCCATCCCTCACCGTGGACGATTTCGGCGGCATCACGGTCTACGAGGCCGACAATAAATACGGCGTGTCCGCCGGGGGAACCGGTTTCGACCTTGAGGAGAGCGGATTTACCGAGATAAAGTACGTAAGGCTTACGTCCAGCGGCGGAGAGATAGACGCCATAGCGGACGTCGATCCTGCTCTCGAGGAAACCTACGTGATCCCTGCCGGAACCGCCTCGGTCGATCTGGATCCCTCTTCTTTATCTCTGAAGTGGAACGCTCCGAAGGCCACCGGGGACGTCACCTATCACCTCAACCTGTACGGAAACGGCAGCCATCCGGATATCTCCACAGACATCGTCGGATCCGACTTCGTCGAAACCGTCTTCAAAAACCTCGACGGGCATCAGGGCTACAGGCTTTACATCGGGGCGGACTACACCGACGCCAGCGGAGAGAAGGTCAAGAAAGCGGGTCTTTGGCAGTTCTA from Dethiosulfovibrio russensis encodes the following:
- a CDS encoding sensor domain-containing diguanylate cyclase produces the protein MKRDNTLNLRTTLKRGLVFLALIVLAYVAVSLYDAKVEVVREVDRQLELAALALPSMLAPDFHDRATSAYAISKEEELRNRRVFGDYVSRIGFAWVYTLIEDGGRFFFSAPTVTEEEAAERARWYYYPYPEAPVEFQKAYESEKPVWVTYTDRWGTYRSIAYPMRSEEGRKYLACADMDIGFMWHSIFRRGLTSLAVSAFFVLMSLPFLLAYRRYSNALAEKVVELEEKGSDLEGRLADKSERLDEAMERIADLSVTDSLTGLYDRSHGMAVLDRMCDSGGWLFLLDLDDFNRINDVLGYRGGDEVLARIGETIRDTLREGELAARRGGDEFLFLVPPMSESDASDRAEDLRKSLVALGHRYGWPISVSMGTARITRGVSPRLLLNEAESKIDGGRGSRS
- a CDS encoding HsdM family class I SAM-dependent methyltransferase, with product MNERITENLVRDKLRSLGYTKPDNGITIEEQKSEIAKVKSLLSKASKNSKGNAGYPEFIVSNLKDTAFLIVIECKSDVKKHESSNRDRPIEYAVDGVLHYARFLSKHYTVLAVAVSGSTLSNMKISNFLVPAESSDVKLLVNESEVVVSDILPYDDYYRLASFDPEVAKKRHSDLLDFSRELHELIWAKAKISEEDKPLLVSGTLIAFMDQSFIKTFESLPAEDLQQAWLDAIKRQLNKADIPKAKIDTMLQPYSTIAVHPNLGRPDSKTAKEYPGGVFKEIISRICNNVWPYISVYHDFDVVGQFYGEFLKYTAGDKKSLGIVLTPRHITELFSMLANVTPESKVLDICAGTGGFLISAMQHMLKKAVTDEERVEIKRNCLIGIENNPKMFALAASNMLLRGDGKANLHQASCFDESVVKFIKGKKPSIGMLNPPYSQSKSDAELHELYFVKQMLDCLKPGGVGIAIVPMSCAIVPNPVREELMKHHTLDAVMSMPQELFYPVGVVTCIMVWTAGVPHADSNLKTWFGYWRDDGFVKTKHRGRIDQNDSWPTIRDRWVETYRNREVHLGESTTHMVTADDEWCAEAYIETDYSSLTEEVFEADLKRFILFNLMLDVQGGASVKNEEGESGNDA
- a CDS encoding helix-turn-helix domain-containing protein; the protein is MQRKNLLQMTKLPRVPFPCKGINVNFCKNPACSNFGVPAQIETVKRGRGNTAPDGYILTGSPDRRRNIRVPMLRCKKCNEYLTLKSNFCIVEEFERISAYLNLTLPKKLFSCPEICCPNNKMFIDLVKWKSKRRDTFDYVLYGKTPQGTTRVKCQKCGKVFSPFPKTSISRQRKSHINKTLFSLLMNKSPIRRICEILSLSPSTVYRKIDFIHRQCLGFVAKRENEWAKKGCQRVYVSLDRQDYTINWKKKTDRRNVVLSAIGSADNETGYVFGMHLNYNPSLDRTQVNEDALHCGEAMVPLPFRKYAHLWLDCDYEDSIPKSNSEKDLLNAENDRYNGSIDAALQDPNKKCPSKGMQVHSEYTLYAHFFLLRHFFQNVDKVRLFLDQDSGMKAGALGAFCDSVKARTCDVFYVRINKDMTIDERKHWFTMAKTVLKVKQSRYPNQSESNLRKGLMKEAIQGSAHTEGKWVLSPSPSMDEPEKAICYLTDYGDYDEDHLANLYNKASLRGIDRFFMQVRRRISLLERPIGTSSNAGRMWYGYSAYNPAVVVKLLDIFRVFYNYTRPGKDKMTPAMRIGMAKSVIGLDEILYY
- a CDS encoding dihydrolipoyl dehydrogenase family protein, whose protein sequence is MRERIVYPEGLRPKEGNRSDGIDRYDLLVVGAGAAGLTAAVEGARMGARVALIESSLLGGERLHSGCVPSKTFVASGRRIQDVKDSFALGVSVGDVSVDFQSVRKRMSDLRALLGGEDSALRLLSEGVDVFPGRAVFDSPRSVTVEGRVFEFTRAIIATGSVPMIPPIPGLNEVDYLTDETVFDLEELPRSMVVLGGGAMGCELAQAFRRLGSSVTLIQDRRCLLPYGEPEASGMVRRALESDGVDLRLGVDVLSVEDDDGELVLKCSSGDGEFQVRGERLLLATGRVPRLEGLGLENAGIEWRDGIKVDKHLRTENQRVFCAGDVCLTPCSTHGAILSAKISLRNAFLPVKRTYDPLGMTHCVYTTPEVAYVGVTLDQALAEGKKVSEIKVNLEDMDRSRIDGATEGFLKIVVNRRGRVLGATLVAPRAGDMISELALAMHEGIKLGNLSWIPHPYPTEAAVFRRAADIWRGRTMTPLKRSILQLWMVLLSKVKDRAQREEFKAAKRQVSTADQQSEPLKLETPSDKLEDSNEKLE